In Halalkalicoccus subterraneus, one DNA window encodes the following:
- a CDS encoding LLM class flavin-dependent oxidoreductase, protein MKFGVFLNQYYTPESGFSVTDLYEQAEAIERFGFDGAALGERHVHEEGFVEPITALAAIAARTETLDLSTMAMLPMLYDPLHLAEQVAMIDRLSDGRMHFGAAIGYREREIEPFGVPMDDRSSAFIESLHVLKRLWNEESVSHDGEYWSFDDVFISPRPETELPVWIGGHADIAIKRAAYRGNGWIASASSTTEDLEHQIGVYEDSLEEFGEARSDHDVVLMRDCFVGDSVADARETIEPYLLQMYEWYARWGQTYMDENEVEVDYEELEEKFVLGSPDDCIEQLREYEALGVDQIYLRCQFPGQPQDVTLGTLERFGTEVMPAFR, encoded by the coding sequence ATGAAGTTCGGCGTCTTTCTGAACCAATACTACACGCCAGAGAGCGGGTTCTCGGTGACGGACCTGTACGAACAGGCTGAGGCGATAGAACGGTTCGGGTTCGACGGTGCGGCCCTCGGCGAGCGCCACGTTCACGAGGAGGGGTTCGTCGAGCCGATCACCGCATTGGCGGCGATCGCGGCGCGAACGGAGACGCTAGATCTCTCGACGATGGCGATGTTGCCGATGCTCTACGACCCGCTTCACCTCGCCGAACAGGTCGCGATGATCGATCGCCTCTCGGACGGCCGAATGCACTTCGGGGCGGCCATCGGCTACCGGGAGCGGGAGATCGAACCGTTCGGCGTCCCGATGGACGATCGGAGTTCGGCCTTCATCGAATCGCTGCACGTCCTCAAGCGCCTCTGGAACGAGGAGAGCGTGAGCCACGACGGCGAGTACTGGTCGTTCGACGACGTCTTCATCAGTCCGCGCCCGGAGACCGAACTCCCGGTCTGGATCGGCGGGCACGCCGACATCGCCATCAAACGAGCCGCCTACCGCGGCAACGGCTGGATCGCCAGCGCCTCGTCGACGACCGAGGACCTCGAACACCAGATCGGCGTCTACGAGGACTCCCTCGAGGAGTTCGGCGAGGCGCGGTCGGATCACGACGTCGTGTTGATGCGCGATTGCTTCGTCGGCGACTCGGTCGCGGACGCCCGTGAGACGATCGAGCCGTACCTCCTGCAGATGTACGAGTGGTACGCTCGCTGGGGACAGACCTACATGGACGAGAACGAGGTGGAAGTCGATTACGAGGAACTGGAAGAGAAGTTCGTCCTCGGGTCACCCGACGACTGCATCGAGCAGCTCCGTGAGTACGAGGCCCTCGGCGTCGACCAGATATACCTTCGCTGTCAGTTCCCCGGCCAGCCACAGGACGTCACGCTCGGGACGCTCGAACGCTTCGGAACCGAGGTCATGCCGGCATTTCGATGA